Proteins co-encoded in one Alphaproteobacteria bacterium PA2 genomic window:
- a CDS encoding transporter: protein MIANWLPWALGSAGFAALTAIFAKIGIENINSDYATMIRTTVILAITTGIVVASGQWQPLGSVSRKTWTFLVLSGLATGGSWLCYFRALKLGDAAQVAPVDKLSVVLVAVFGAALLGEKLTLPNWLGVALIAGGAVLVAYRG, encoded by the coding sequence ATGATCGCCAACTGGCTTCCCTGGGCGCTGGGGTCAGCGGGGTTCGCCGCCCTCACCGCCATCTTCGCCAAGATCGGGATCGAGAACATCAATTCCGACTACGCCACCATGATCCGCACGACCGTGATCCTGGCCATCACCACGGGGATCGTGGTCGCCTCTGGCCAGTGGCAGCCCCTGGGCTCGGTCAGCCGCAAGACCTGGACCTTCCTGGTTCTGTCCGGACTGGCCACTGGAGGTTCCTGGCTGTGCTATTTCCGCGCCCTGAAGCTTGGCGACGCGGCGCAGGTGGCGCCGGTGGACAAGCTTTCGGTCGTGCTTGTGGCTGTGTTTGGCGCGGCCCTGCTGGGCGAGAAGCTTACCCTGCCCAACTGGCTGGGCGTGGCCCTGATCGCCGGC